In Halobaculum rubrum, the following are encoded in one genomic region:
- a CDS encoding NOP5/NOP56 family protein — translation MSRAWFAAGDGESPADRVRDGDAEAPADWPALAVESGFAADENDYYATLREATVAATRAEVDERERADDRQLLHAVRAMDDAERVANELAERVSEWAGTLFPDAGTGVDGCRELADRDPEGPAEERVVSLATRVAELDHESDELETFIGSRAPVAAPNLSALAGPVLAARLISLAGGLETLAKKPSGTLQVLGAEDALFAHLRGHGSSPKHGVIYTHEYVRGTRPEDRGSASRALAGKLTIAARIDHYSGDYRPELEAELDERMRTIRARAGDDGGDSE, via the coding sequence ATCTCCCGGGCGTGGTTCGCCGCCGGCGACGGGGAGTCGCCGGCCGACCGCGTTCGCGACGGCGACGCGGAGGCACCGGCGGACTGGCCGGCACTGGCTGTCGAGTCCGGATTCGCCGCCGACGAGAACGACTACTACGCGACGCTCCGCGAGGCGACCGTGGCGGCGACCCGCGCCGAGGTCGACGAGCGCGAGCGCGCCGACGACCGCCAGCTGCTCCACGCGGTTCGCGCGATGGACGACGCCGAGCGCGTCGCAAACGAGCTCGCGGAGCGCGTCTCCGAGTGGGCGGGGACGCTGTTCCCCGATGCGGGCACGGGCGTCGACGGCTGCCGTGAGCTGGCCGACCGCGACCCGGAGGGTCCGGCCGAGGAGCGCGTCGTCTCGCTCGCGACCCGTGTCGCGGAGCTCGACCACGAGTCCGACGAACTGGAGACGTTCATCGGGTCGCGGGCGCCCGTCGCCGCGCCGAACCTCTCTGCGTTGGCGGGACCGGTGCTTGCCGCCCGGTTGATCTCGCTGGCCGGCGGGCTGGAGACTCTTGCCAAGAAGCCCTCCGGGACGCTGCAGGTGCTCGGCGCCGAGGACGCGCTGTTCGCGCACCTTCGGGGGCACGGCTCCTCGCCGAAACACGGCGTCATCTACACCCACGAGTACGTCCGCGGGACGCGGCCGGAGGACCGCGGATCCGCATCGCGAGCGCTCGCCGGGAAACTGACCATCGCCGCGCGCATCGACCACTACTCCGGCGACTACCGCCCCGAGTTGGAGGCGGAGTTGGACGAGCGAATGCGGACCATCCGTGCCCGTGCCGGGGACGACGGCGGTGATTCGGAATGA
- a CDS encoding GNAT family N-acetyltransferase, translating into MHTQRQATVRPFRPEDRGAFLDLYEAVWGTRKGEEWFAWRFAANPYVEEVPMVVAEADGELVGAEPCLAVPLRAGDASALAFQPADWMVHPDHRRRGLFTEMTERLLDRYEDGPPDYYYNFPSAAILPGLQSFDWRDVGTLSTYYRVQDLSRLAAARSTEKPQWKAAAGLGHLAAPVVRGLTSLSTGTADPSGGWTADRHETTPTATLVDLYRSGVPESIHVGRDARWYRWRLANPRWDPTTYVFNDEHGTPVAALVAVAHGGRGESESAGARKVSVLDVVPADGSAPTGSYEALLSAVVADADDADVLKCAGASLPRSALRRYSFRSDNGFPLSMVSTPTRLVARPTVVDTEDTVDAEPDTGGRVGPSGGERWRLGGADLTDPVSWTVQLGGQDIA; encoded by the coding sequence ATGCACACACAGCGGCAAGCGACGGTTCGGCCGTTCCGTCCCGAGGACCGTGGCGCATTCCTCGACCTCTACGAGGCGGTGTGGGGAACTCGGAAGGGCGAGGAGTGGTTCGCCTGGCGGTTCGCCGCGAACCCGTACGTCGAGGAGGTCCCCATGGTCGTCGCCGAGGCCGACGGGGAACTCGTGGGGGCGGAACCGTGCCTCGCCGTCCCCCTCCGCGCCGGCGACGCGTCGGCGCTGGCCTTCCAGCCGGCCGACTGGATGGTCCACCCCGATCACCGCCGTCGCGGGCTGTTTACCGAGATGACCGAACGGCTGCTCGATCGGTACGAAGACGGGCCGCCGGACTACTACTACAACTTCCCCTCGGCGGCGATCCTCCCCGGGCTCCAGTCGTTCGACTGGCGCGACGTCGGTACCCTTTCGACGTACTACCGGGTGCAGGACCTTTCCAGGCTCGCAGCCGCACGGTCGACAGAGAAGCCACAGTGGAAGGCGGCGGCCGGACTCGGACACCTCGCCGCACCGGTGGTCCGCGGGCTCACGTCGCTGAGCACCGGCACCGCCGACCCATCCGGGGGGTGGACCGCCGATCGGCACGAGACGACGCCGACGGCGACGCTCGTCGACCTGTACCGGTCCGGTGTTCCCGAGTCGATCCATGTCGGTCGCGACGCCCGTTGGTACCGCTGGCGGCTCGCGAATCCGCGGTGGGACCCGACGACGTACGTCTTCAACGACGAGCACGGGACGCCGGTCGCCGCGCTCGTCGCGGTCGCCCACGGCGGCCGCGGGGAGTCCGAGTCCGCCGGGGCACGGAAGGTCTCGGTGCTCGATGTGGTACCCGCCGACGGGTCGGCGCCGACGGGGAGCTACGAGGCGCTGTTGTCGGCCGTCGTCGCGGACGCCGACGACGCGGACGTGCTGAAATGCGCCGGCGCGTCGCTCCCGCGGTCGGCGCTGCGGCGGTACAGCTTCAGGTCGGACAACGGGTTCCCGCTGTCGATGGTCTCGACGCCGACCCGGTTGGTCGCTCGGCCGACGGTCGTCGACACCGAGGACACCGTCGACGCGGAGCCCGATACCGGAGGTCGGGTCGGCCCGAGTGGGGGCGAGCGCTGGCGACTCGGGGGCGCTGACCTCACGGATCCCGTGAGCTGGACCGTTCAGCTTGGCGGACAGGACATCGCGTGA
- a CDS encoding fibrillarin-like rRNA/tRNA 2'-O-methyltransferase, translating into MTGTDPSLPDGVERRVIDGDERLCTRGAPVYGEPTDDEWRAWDAGRSKLGGMLELGMDTALSGGERVLYLGAANGTTVSHVADFAGPTYAVEFSPRPVRDLLDACKPRSNLFPLLKDARRPETYAHVVEADCDVLVQDVATRGQADVAVGNRQFLADDGRLLLAVKARSEDVAAAPDAVFDDVLADLESTYEVLETRPLDRFHEDHLGVVATPR; encoded by the coding sequence ATGACCGGGACGGATCCGTCGCTCCCGGACGGCGTCGAGCGTCGCGTCATCGACGGCGACGAGCGGCTGTGCACGCGCGGGGCGCCGGTGTACGGCGAGCCGACGGACGACGAGTGGCGGGCGTGGGACGCCGGCCGGTCGAAGCTCGGCGGGATGCTCGAACTCGGGATGGACACGGCGCTGTCCGGGGGCGAGAGGGTGCTGTATCTCGGCGCCGCGAACGGCACCACCGTCAGCCACGTCGCCGACTTCGCCGGGCCGACCTATGCCGTGGAGTTCTCGCCGCGGCCGGTGCGCGACCTGCTCGACGCCTGCAAGCCGCGGTCGAACCTCTTCCCGCTGCTCAAGGACGCACGACGACCGGAAACGTACGCGCACGTCGTCGAGGCCGACTGCGACGTGCTCGTGCAGGACGTCGCGACCCGTGGACAGGCCGACGTGGCGGTCGGGAACCGGCAGTTCCTCGCCGACGACGGCCGACTTCTGCTGGCGGTGAAAGCGCGCTCGGAGGACGTTGCCGCCGCTCCCGACGCCGTGTTCGACGACGTGCTCGCGGACCTGGAGTCGACCTACGAGGTGCTGGAGACCCGGCCGCTCGACCGCTTCCACGAGGACCACCTCGGGGTCGTCGCGACGCCGCGATAG
- a CDS encoding phosphopantetheine adenylyltransferase: MNVALGGTFDPVHDGHRALFERAFELGDLTVGLTSDELAPETRHTDRYVRPFAERKRDLDDEIAPIAAEHGRDYDIRELTKPTGIAVEPGFDALIVSPETQSGAERVNEIREQKGLPSLRIEVVDHVPAEDGDRISSTRIVRGEIDRHGDRTPDREGRGTEPPDTE, encoded by the coding sequence ATGAACGTCGCGCTGGGCGGGACATTCGACCCGGTCCACGACGGCCACCGCGCGCTGTTCGAGCGCGCGTTCGAGCTCGGGGACCTCACCGTCGGACTCACCTCCGACGAGTTGGCCCCGGAGACGCGTCACACGGACCGGTACGTTCGCCCGTTCGCCGAACGCAAGCGCGACCTCGACGACGAGATCGCCCCGATCGCGGCCGAGCACGGTCGCGACTACGATATCCGCGAGCTAACGAAGCCGACGGGGATCGCCGTCGAGCCGGGGTTCGACGCGCTGATCGTCTCCCCGGAGACACAGTCGGGCGCGGAGCGTGTCAACGAGATCCGCGAGCAGAAGGGCCTGCCCAGCCTCCGAATCGAGGTCGTCGACCACGTGCCCGCCGAGGACGGCGATCGGATCTCGTCGACGCGGATCGTCCGCGGCGAGATCGACCGCCACGGCGACCGCACGCCCGACCGCGAGGGGCGCGGGACGGAGCCGCCGGACACGGAGTGA
- a CDS encoding glutamate--cysteine ligase, whose protein sequence is MDTGSASAFERMGTLGVEEEFYVVDGDGRPTSGSDQLVYGDREPPEPLAGRIDHELFKSVIETQTPLIDDPGSVHDHVSAVREALVEHAESYDFRVAGAGLHPAAVWRDLDHAEKPRYRSQLDRIQYPQHRNTTAGLHVHVGVDDADKATWIANRVRWVLPPLLALSANSPFWNGFDTGLASARAKVFENLPNTGMPGHFSDFAAYDAFERRMVEHGSIEDRGELWFDVRPHTGHGTVEVRTPDAQSDPEVVCAFVEYVHALVVDLAERYEDESDPAAGDAGVGGAGGPDHAGGLRRELLDENKWRAMRHGRGASFVDRDGDSVVDLPTVVDRECDRLDVEGLRFLLERESGASRQRRIREERGIDALCRDLLIDEHGV, encoded by the coding sequence ATGGACACGGGTTCGGCGTCGGCGTTCGAGCGGATGGGCACGCTTGGAGTCGAAGAGGAGTTCTACGTCGTCGACGGCGACGGCCGGCCGACTTCCGGAAGCGATCAGCTCGTGTACGGGGACCGCGAGCCGCCCGAACCGCTGGCGGGCCGCATCGATCACGAGCTGTTCAAATCCGTTATCGAGACGCAGACCCCGTTGATCGATGACCCGGGCTCCGTTCACGACCACGTGAGCGCGGTACGGGAAGCGCTCGTGGAGCACGCCGAGTCGTACGACTTCCGGGTCGCGGGGGCCGGACTCCACCCGGCGGCGGTCTGGCGCGACCTCGACCACGCGGAGAAGCCTCGATACCGGTCGCAGCTGGATCGGATCCAGTACCCGCAACACCGCAACACGACCGCCGGGCTCCACGTCCACGTCGGCGTCGACGACGCGGACAAGGCGACGTGGATCGCCAACCGAGTCCGCTGGGTCCTCCCGCCGCTGTTGGCGCTGTCGGCGAACTCGCCGTTCTGGAACGGCTTCGACACCGGGCTCGCGTCCGCCCGAGCGAAGGTGTTCGAGAACCTCCCGAACACCGGGATGCCCGGGCACTTCTCCGACTTCGCGGCGTACGACGCCTTCGAGCGGCGAATGGTCGAGCACGGCTCGATCGAGGACCGCGGCGAACTCTGGTTCGACGTGCGCCCGCACACGGGGCACGGCACCGTGGAGGTTCGCACGCCGGACGCACAGTCCGACCCCGAGGTCGTCTGTGCGTTCGTGGAGTACGTCCACGCGCTCGTCGTCGATCTGGCCGAGCGCTACGAGGACGAGTCCGATCCGGCCGCCGGCGACGCCGGGGTGGGTGGCGCCGGGGGCCCCGACCACGCCGGCGGGCTCCGTCGGGAACTGCTCGACGAGAACAAGTGGCGAGCCATGCGCCACGGCCGTGGCGCCAGTTTCGTCGACCGCGACGGCGACTCGGTGGTCGACCTGCCGACGGTCGTCGACCGCGAATGCGACCGCCTCGACGTCGAGGGATTGCGGTTCCTGCTGGAACGCGAGTCGGGCGCGTCGCGTCAGCGCCGGATCCGCGAAGAGCGCGGCATCGACGCCCTGTGTCGCGATCTCCTGATCGACGAGCACGGGGTATAG
- the purD gene encoding phosphoribosylamine--glycine ligase — MSETVLLVGGGGREHAIARAVAEDASLYACASNRNPGIASLADGFEQIGERDADAVVDYAQQIDADLAVIGPESALEAGVADALDDAGVYTFGPRAEEARIETDKAFQRRFMDEHDVPGTPDFETFDSAEAAAEYVEAYDGDVAVKPVGLTGGKGVRVTGDQLTKEAAVDYVLDAEWDEWVIEERLLGEEFTVQAFVANGEVRTTPAIQDHKRAYEGDEGPNTGGMGSYSDTDPTLPFMTDADYEAAVEVIEAVVDALPEYKGVLYGQFMLGADGPKVVEFNARFGDPEAMNTLPVLETPFVDVLTAARDGESLPDLEFSGEATVCKYAVPAGYPVDPDAGARIEVDESSVGDALLFYASVDQREDGLFTTTSRSFAVVGLGDSIAAAEADAEDALSMVDDGFHVRHDIGTAELVQSRIDHMARLRGE; from the coding sequence ATGTCCGAGACAGTGCTCCTCGTCGGGGGCGGCGGACGCGAACACGCCATCGCCCGTGCGGTCGCTGAGGACGCCTCGCTGTACGCCTGCGCGAGCAACCGGAACCCCGGGATCGCGTCGCTCGCCGACGGCTTCGAACAGATCGGCGAACGGGACGCCGACGCCGTCGTCGATTACGCCCAGCAGATCGACGCGGATCTCGCGGTCATCGGCCCCGAGTCGGCCCTGGAGGCGGGCGTCGCCGACGCCCTCGACGACGCGGGCGTGTACACCTTCGGTCCGCGCGCCGAGGAGGCGCGCATCGAGACCGACAAAGCGTTCCAACGGCGATTCATGGACGAACACGACGTTCCGGGAACCCCGGACTTCGAGACGTTCGACTCCGCCGAGGCCGCCGCGGAGTACGTCGAGGCGTACGACGGCGACGTGGCTGTCAAGCCCGTGGGGCTCACCGGCGGAAAGGGCGTCCGGGTGACGGGCGACCAACTGACGAAGGAGGCGGCCGTCGACTACGTCCTCGACGCCGAGTGGGACGAGTGGGTGATCGAGGAGCGCCTCCTCGGCGAGGAGTTCACCGTGCAGGCGTTCGTCGCGAACGGGGAGGTCCGCACCACGCCCGCGATCCAGGACCACAAGCGCGCCTACGAGGGCGACGAGGGACCCAACACCGGCGGGATGGGCAGCTACTCCGACACGGATCCGACGCTCCCGTTCATGACCGACGCGGACTACGAGGCGGCCGTCGAGGTCATCGAGGCCGTCGTCGACGCGCTCCCCGAGTACAAGGGCGTGCTGTACGGCCAGTTCATGCTCGGCGCCGACGGCCCGAAGGTCGTGGAGTTCAACGCCCGCTTCGGCGATCCCGAGGCGATGAACACGCTCCCCGTTCTCGAGACCCCGTTCGTCGACGTGCTGACGGCCGCCCGCGACGGCGAGTCGCTTCCGGACCTCGAGTTCTCCGGCGAGGCGACCGTCTGCAAGTACGCGGTGCCGGCGGGCTACCCGGTCGATCCGGACGCCGGCGCACGGATCGAGGTCGACGAGTCGAGCGTCGGCGACGCGCTGTTGTTCTACGCCAGCGTCGACCAGCGAGAGGACGGCCTGTTCACGACCACGTCGCGCTCGTTCGCGGTCGTCGGCCTCGGCGACTCCATCGCGGCGGCGGAGGCGGACGCCGAGGACGCGCTGTCGATGGTCGACGACGGGTTCCACGTGCGCCACGACATCGGCACCGCGGAGCTGGTGCAGTCACGGATCGATCACATGGCGCGGTTGCGCGGGGAGTGA
- a CDS encoding acyltransferase, whose product MDTDADDPGAVDGGTDGTPERYDRVERHPTPGGHNSLRYWTDAKSPIRVGLNYLVVWLIRISPSLRLKSWLLRLLGATVGSGVSWGLEATPDVFWPERIELGDDVIVGYDSVLLCHEFLQDEYRLGDVVVGDRAMLGAKVTVLPGVHIGADAQVAANSLVADDVAPGETVAGVPAEPVDRETGDDEKNEN is encoded by the coding sequence ATCGACACCGACGCGGACGACCCCGGCGCCGTCGACGGCGGCACCGACGGCACCCCGGAACGCTACGATCGCGTGGAGCGCCATCCGACGCCGGGCGGACACAACTCCCTGCGCTACTGGACCGACGCCAAGTCACCGATCAGGGTCGGGCTCAACTACCTCGTCGTCTGGCTGATCCGGATCTCGCCGAGTCTCAGGCTGAAAAGTTGGCTCCTCCGTCTGTTGGGTGCTACGGTGGGGTCCGGCGTCTCGTGGGGGTTGGAGGCGACGCCGGACGTGTTCTGGCCCGAGCGGATCGAACTGGGCGACGACGTGATCGTCGGCTACGACTCGGTGTTGCTGTGCCACGAGTTTCTCCAGGACGAGTACCGCCTCGGCGACGTGGTCGTCGGCGACCGGGCCATGCTGGGCGCGAAGGTGACCGTGCTCCCCGGCGTCCACATCGGCGCCGACGCGCAGGTGGCGGCGAACTCCCTCGTCGCCGACGACGTGGCGCCGGGCGAGACCGTCGCCGGCGTGCCGGCGGAGCCGGTCGATCGGGAGACGGGCGACGACGAGAAGAACGAGAACTGA
- the dacZ gene encoding diadenylate cyclase DacZ produces MTTSADVLADLVADVDGLFLFAPTGSTYEDYREVDGESAVVVAQENAHDAERYVELPLEFDNVRDRIRFGVEGAMDHGYCAEGDVVACAINVFGDPIDAVIRSPVTESMHSGIYDLFANSRADPNVVRDVFDVAIELGKKGQKGKPVGALFVVGDAGKVMNKSRPLSYNPFEKSHVHVGDPIVNVMLKEFSRLDGAFVISDSGKIVSAYRYLEPGAEGVDIPKGLGARHMAGGAITRDTNAIAIVLSESDGLVRAFKGGQLVLELDPEEY; encoded by the coding sequence ATGACTACTTCGGCCGACGTCCTCGCCGACCTCGTCGCGGACGTCGACGGGCTGTTCCTCTTTGCACCGACCGGCTCGACGTACGAGGACTACCGCGAGGTCGACGGCGAGTCAGCCGTCGTCGTCGCTCAGGAAAACGCCCACGACGCCGAGCGCTACGTGGAGCTCCCGCTGGAGTTCGACAACGTGCGCGACCGGATCCGCTTCGGGGTCGAGGGCGCGATGGACCACGGCTACTGCGCGGAGGGCGACGTGGTCGCGTGCGCCATCAACGTGTTCGGCGATCCGATCGACGCCGTCATCAGGAGCCCCGTCACCGAGTCGATGCACTCGGGGATCTACGACCTGTTCGCCAACTCCCGCGCGGACCCGAACGTCGTCCGCGACGTGTTCGACGTGGCGATCGAACTCGGGAAGAAGGGACAGAAGGGCAAGCCCGTCGGCGCGCTGTTCGTCGTCGGCGACGCGGGCAAGGTGATGAACAAGTCCCGACCGCTCAGCTACAACCCCTTCGAGAAGAGCCACGTTCACGTGGGCGATCCCATCGTGAACGTGATGCTCAAGGAGTTCTCCCGGCTCGACGGCGCGTTCGTCATCAGCGACTCGGGGAAGATCGTCTCCGCGTACCGCTATCTCGAGCCGGGCGCGGAGGGCGTCGACATCCCGAAGGGACTGGGCGCGCGCCACATGGCCGGCGGCGCCATCACGCGCGACACGAACGCCATCGCCATCGTGCTCTCGGAGTCGGACGGACTCGTCCGTGCGTTCAAGGGCGGGCAGCTCGTCCTCGAACTCGACCCGGAGGAGTACTGA
- a CDS encoding pyridoxal-phosphate-dependent aminotransferase family protein, with protein MHQPELGTTDAPEVGELTPPTRTLMGPGPSDVHPRVLRAMSTPLVGHLDPSFIEIMDDTQELLRYTFRTDNKWTIPVSGTGSASMEAAIGNLVEPGETVLVPTNGYFGGRMAEMARRAGGDVVEVDAPWGEPLDPVDVRAAFDEHQPDVFGFVHAETSTGVRQPDVPELTSIAHDHDAYVIADCVTSLGGVPLKVDEWDIDAAYSGPQKCLSCPPGASPLTLNDRAMDKVLSREEPTRSWYLDLSLLEGYWGEERAYHHTAPVTNVYALREALRLVAEEGIESRWARHRETAGALKAGIEAMGLEMNVADEYWLPSLNAVRVPDGDAGQGPASTGASRHTVDDGAVIADLLDGYDLEIASGLGDLAGDIFRIGCMGHSARPANVSLLVSALGQTLAEHGAGVDVGAGVEATASRL; from the coding sequence ATGCACCAGCCGGAACTCGGCACCACCGACGCCCCGGAGGTCGGCGAACTCACGCCCCCCACGCGGACGCTGATGGGCCCCGGTCCGAGCGACGTACACCCGCGCGTCCTCCGCGCGATGAGCACGCCGCTCGTCGGCCATCTCGACCCGTCGTTCATCGAGATCATGGACGACACGCAGGAGCTGCTCCGGTACACCTTCCGCACCGACAACAAGTGGACGATCCCCGTTTCGGGCACCGGGTCGGCGTCGATGGAGGCCGCTATCGGCAACCTCGTCGAGCCCGGCGAGACCGTGCTCGTGCCGACGAACGGCTACTTCGGCGGCCGCATGGCCGAGATGGCGCGGCGCGCAGGCGGCGACGTCGTCGAGGTCGACGCGCCGTGGGGGGAGCCGCTCGACCCGGTCGACGTACGGGCGGCCTTCGACGAGCACCAACCGGACGTGTTCGGCTTCGTCCACGCGGAGACGTCGACGGGTGTCCGTCAGCCCGACGTGCCCGAACTAACGAGTATCGCGCACGACCACGACGCGTACGTGATCGCCGACTGTGTCACGTCGCTGGGGGGCGTTCCCCTGAAGGTCGACGAGTGGGACATCGACGCCGCCTATTCGGGACCACAGAAGTGTCTCTCGTGCCCGCCGGGCGCGTCGCCGCTCACCCTCAACGACCGCGCGATGGACAAGGTACTCTCGCGCGAGGAGCCGACCCGATCGTGGTACCTCGACCTCTCGCTGCTGGAGGGGTACTGGGGCGAGGAACGCGCGTATCACCACACCGCGCCGGTCACGAACGTCTACGCGCTGCGTGAGGCGCTCAGGCTCGTCGCCGAGGAGGGCATCGAGTCGCGCTGGGCGCGCCACCGCGAGACCGCGGGCGCCCTGAAGGCCGGCATCGAGGCGATGGGGCTGGAGATGAACGTCGCCGACGAGTACTGGCTGCCGAGTCTGAACGCCGTTCGCGTCCCCGACGGCGACGCTGGGCAAGGCCCGGCTTCAACCGGCGCTTCGCGCCACACTGTCGACGACGGGGCGGTCATCGCGGACCTGCTGGACGGGTACGATCTGGAGATCGCCTCCGGGCTCGGCGACCTGGCGGGCGATATCTTCCGTATCGGCTGTATGGGCCACTCCGCTCGTCCGGCGAACGTCTCGCTGCTGGTGTCGGCGCTCGGCCAGACGCTGGCGGAGCACGGCGCCGGCGTGGACGTGGGTGCGGGCGTCGAGGCGACCGCGTCCCGGTTGTAA
- a CDS encoding universal stress protein gives MYEDILLATNGGVASINATDHALDLAADRARLLDDLDIAVDREATLHALFVVDEDAITTYPGDEYVDGHEGPEYGFEDLGEETLAEVRERGTDAGVTVETHLRHGTPDETILAVADEIDADLIVAGSQRRPDEYRMLVGSVTERVVRASDRPVLVVKTPVDEAGDPIA, from the coding sequence ATGTACGAAGACATTCTGCTGGCGACGAACGGCGGCGTCGCGTCGATCAACGCCACGGACCACGCGCTCGATCTCGCGGCCGACCGCGCCAGACTGCTCGACGATCTCGACATCGCCGTCGACCGCGAGGCGACGCTGCACGCGCTGTTCGTCGTCGACGAGGACGCCATCACGACGTACCCCGGCGACGAGTACGTCGACGGCCACGAGGGTCCCGAGTACGGGTTCGAGGACCTCGGGGAGGAGACGCTCGCCGAGGTCCGCGAGCGGGGAACCGACGCCGGCGTCACCGTGGAGACGCATCTCCGACACGGAACGCCCGACGAGACGATCCTGGCGGTCGCCGACGAGATCGACGCCGACCTCATCGTCGCCGGGAGCCAGCGACGCCCCGACGAGTACCGCATGCTCGTCGGCAGCGTCACCGAGCGCGTCGTGCGCGCGAGCGACCGGCCGGTGCTCGTGGTGAAGACGCCGGTCGACGAGGCGGGCGACCCGATCGCGTAA
- a CDS encoding mechanosensitive ion channel domain-containing protein, with amino-acid sequence MTDASSIATVEPVPSTAVRAVPAPPPLQFGGGRVRSALTSLPARLWLALGVIVLAAFLGYLVVRVNRRILVGAGVPETIEGTTFERTARGFGTSTVSLVANLSGYFIFILGLIVALTIARVEYITAFWNRTAGFLPSLFLAVLVLIVGLVVGDKVELLIDERLRGVKVPQAGIVPSIAKWSVVFIAVLVALGQIGVDTAALVVLLATYGFAIVLFGGLAFRDLLASGAAGFYLLLEQPYSIGDRVRIGDTDGIVQEVNVFVTHVESEDAEYVVPNRQAFTEGVVRIRE; translated from the coding sequence ATGACCGACGCGAGTTCTATCGCGACCGTCGAGCCCGTGCCGTCGACGGCGGTACGTGCCGTCCCGGCCCCGCCGCCGCTCCAGTTCGGCGGCGGGAGGGTTCGATCGGCACTGACGAGCCTTCCGGCGCGTCTGTGGCTGGCGCTCGGCGTAATCGTACTCGCCGCCTTCCTCGGCTATCTCGTCGTTCGCGTGAACCGCCGAATACTCGTCGGCGCGGGCGTCCCGGAGACGATCGAGGGGACGACGTTCGAGCGGACCGCCCGGGGGTTCGGGACGTCGACCGTCTCGCTCGTCGCGAACCTCTCGGGGTACTTCATCTTCATCCTCGGTCTCATCGTCGCGCTGACGATCGCCCGGGTGGAGTACATCACCGCCTTCTGGAACCGAACCGCCGGCTTCCTGCCGTCGCTGTTTCTCGCCGTTCTCGTGCTCATCGTCGGCCTCGTCGTCGGCGACAAGGTCGAACTGTTGATCGACGAGCGTCTGCGCGGGGTGAAGGTTCCGCAGGCCGGGATCGTTCCCTCGATCGCCAAGTGGTCGGTGGTGTTCATCGCGGTGCTGGTCGCGCTCGGACAGATCGGCGTCGACACCGCCGCGCTGGTCGTCCTCCTGGCCACGTACGGCTTCGCGATCGTCCTGTTCGGCGGGCTCGCGTTCCGGGACCTGCTCGCGTCCGGCGCCGCCGGCTTCTATCTCCTGCTCGAACAGCCGTACAGCATCGGCGATCGCGTCCGCATCGGCGACACCGACGGCATCGTCCAGGAGGTAAACGTGTTCGTCACGCACGTCGAAAGCGAGGACGCGGAGTACGTCGTGCCGAACCGACAAGCGTTCACCGAGGGCGTCGTCCGTATCCGTGAATAA
- a CDS encoding transcription initiation factor IIB family protein: MYRASDEVEHEEWLSRLHRAAESLELSAEARSNATDLFLSGVPEADRSKPATAAAALYAGALIAGDERSQTAVAEAMDVTRLSVQQHWKDILEDAGFRPPSW; this comes from the coding sequence ATGTACCGCGCCAGCGACGAGGTGGAACACGAGGAGTGGCTTTCGCGACTCCACCGAGCCGCCGAGTCGCTGGAGCTGTCCGCCGAGGCACGCTCGAACGCGACCGACCTGTTCCTCTCCGGCGTCCCCGAAGCCGACCGGTCGAAGCCCGCGACGGCCGCGGCCGCGCTGTACGCCGGCGCCCTCATCGCCGGCGACGAGCGGTCCCAGACCGCGGTCGCCGAGGCGATGGACGTAACCCGGCTCTCCGTTCAGCAGCACTGGAAGGACATCCTCGAGGACGCCGGGTTCCGCCCGCCGTCGTGGTGA